The Bacteroidales bacterium DNA segment TATGCGGATGGTCGTAGTTTATCCCGGATTCATCAATTACCGTTAATGGCAGGTATTCTCCGGTCAATGAAGTATCAAAAACCAGCGAATCATAACTATGGGCCACTTTGCTCCAATTACGAATATTATAAGGTTCCGGCCTGTCAGGCATTTGCCCGATGCGGTCAGGAATAATTTGCTGAGCCTCAATCAAAATGGGCATTAAAAGGATCGTAGCAATGAGGTATACCGTTTTCATACTAAATTTTTTATAACATAAGATATTAATTTTTTTGTAGGTACCTGTGTTTATTTCCGCCTAAGTTGAGCGGTTTGAACAGCCTGTCCCATGTACGGAGTATTGGGAAGGTGAAAACCTTCCAACTTTTTTCCCCGACACTTCGTGTATGGGGCAATTTGGGTTCTTTATATACCAAAAATATGAGAAAATCCGCCCAGGAGGGATGCCCGGGCGGATGGTATGGTATATCAATACGAAGCATTATTTTTCAGGTTCCCAGAAAACTACGCCAACATTTGAGTCGGCGGTGCCGTAATAAATAAACCATTTATCTTTAAAGGGAACCAATCCTTCAATAAAAGTAGTCCCGCTGGGGTATTGCCCAGATTTTTCGAATTCTTCCTCAGGTTGAATGAAAGGTTTATCGATACGGGCTTTCAGTTTAGCAGGATTTTTAACTGAATAAAGCGCCTGTCCTCCTGTATAGGTACTGTCAGGCACTGAAGGATCGCCGTTTACGGCGCTGTTTCCTGCGTTATACATTACCAGGATACCCTGGTCGGTGAGTATAGCAGGCGGACCTGCCTCTACCAGCCATGAATCAAAATATCCTTCACGGGGCTGCAGGACGGGCTTAAGACTGCCATCTTCATTTACTATAGGTTCCCAGTCTGTCAGATTCTCGGAGGTGGCAAGATAGATTTTCGGTACCCCCCAGTACATCCAGTATTTCCCAGCTAGCTTTTGCGCAATCAGATGATTGCCTTCCCTTTTGGTTACTATCGCACCTGATTTTGTGTGCATGCTGTTAAACTTGCCTTCATAGGCATCTTCAAAAGCAGGTCCGTGTTTTGTCCAGTTTTCCAGGTCTTTTGATGTAGCTACGGCTAAACGGGGTGTTTTATGATTCCACTGGGTATAAGTCATTACATAAGTTCCCTCCCCGGTTTCCACTATACGTGGATCTTCAGTCCCACCCGGCCATTCGTATTGCTTTTGGTTGTCGTCTTCCGGATAAAACACGGGTTCTTTTAATCGCTTAAAATCCAGCCCATTATCTGAAACAGCCATACCCAGCCGGGATGTATGACCGCCTATTTTCATCTCACCCGTCAGGTCTTCTGCCCTGTAAAGTACATGTACCTGGTTGTCTTTTACAACTGCCGCAGGGTTAAACGTAGCCATGGATTCCCAGTACAGCATACTGTCGCGCATGGGACAATGAAAATAGGATTGGCTATCAGGGGCGATGATAGGATTAACTCCTTCTGGTCTAACAAAGGGACCAAAAGTCCAGTTTTTGGTTTGAGAATCTGTTAATACAAAAATAATTAACAGTGCAACAGGCAACAATGCAATTCGCTTCATCTTTTTTGGTTTTTAATTGATAAATTAAGAATACTTAGCTGATAAACATGAGTTTATGCATAGTTGCGTATGCGGAAAGATTACAGTGGACAGGACAAAATTTGGACTTAATTATACAAATCTACAACTTTTTTTTATGAAGGTCAACCTGCATTATTCATAAATTTTTTAAATATGAATAAAATGCAGAGCCTGTACCGCAAGGCAGTATTAACGGGAGAAAAAATTGAATAACCGAACTGTTTAAATCTTGCTCCTGAAAACTTTGTTGCCGCCGGTTTTTTCCTACCCGGAAATTGGTAAAATCAACAATTTTTTTTATATTACGTATTAGAGATTACAGTTGCTCGTCACTATATTATAAACCATGGGCCATAAACCGCTTTTACATATTTGCTTTATATTTCTTTTCATACAGGGTTATGGACAAAACTGGCGAATGGACAGGATCGGGAATGCTGACGGCTTGTCCAACAGCGCAGTTACCACCGTTTATATGGATTCAGAGGATTTTATCTGGCTGGGTACGTGGGATGGTCTGAACCGCTATGACGGGAGTAACATCAAGGTATTCAAACCGGAAGCATTTAAAGAGGGGAGCATAAGTAACAATATTATTCGCAACATTCTGGAGGACAAACAACAAAATTTATGGATTGTTACGGAAGACGGGGTAAACTTATACAATGACAGCAGCGAAACATTTCGTACTTATTTAACCACCGATTCATCAGAAAAATATATGGAGAATCGCTATCATGCTTTCCTTGATCCGGATTCCTCCGTATGGTGCAATAAATATGGGGATGGTATTCGCTCATTTAATTACAGCAGTGGCAACTTTTCGGAACCGATAAGGGTAAAAGGGCATCCCGGATTTCTTCAAAAGGTGAAGGGGGCATGGTTTGTTGATAACCTCCTGTGGATACTTAAAAGCAACGGAACCCTCTACGGCCTTAGCCAAAATGAATACTGGCGCATTGAACTCAGGATTCATTTGCCTGATTCGATTAAATACGATTACGAGCATCATTGGTTCTTCAGGCAAATGGAAGCACCCCTTTTTTTTATTGCCACTCAGCAAGGTGGACTTCTAAGCCTGGATTTAAACAGCGAAAATTACAGGAGCTACAATGTCGACACTACGGTCTTTCGTATTACTTCGCTCTCAAAAAGTAAAAATGGCAATTACTTGTGGGGGGGCACTGATGGCGGACATATTTTTAAGTTTCATCCGAACAGGAAACGTCCTTTTCAACTTGTACACAAACCCCTTAAGCAACTTCGCAACAAGCAATTAAAAATCTGGACAATTGTGGAAACTGACCCTGATTTGTTATGGATAGGTACAGACGGCGATGGTGTTTACAAGTACATCATGAAGGATAATCATTTCCATTCAGTCGGCAAAGGACCACTAAACAAAGGGCAGATCAGCCATAATGTGGTACGTGCAATCTATGAAGATTCAACAGGGAATCTGTGGGTTGGTACACGGGGGGACGGCCTTAATTTTATCAATAAGCAGTCGGGAACTACAACGGTATACAATACCCGACGGGGCCTTACGAATAATGCCGTATTATCGCTTGAAGAGGATAAATATGGAAATATCTGGATGGGCCTGGATGGGGAAGGCATGGATATGTATGAAAGATCTACCGGAAATATCCTTCACTTTCCTGAAGATTTTACCAACAACCGTCCATTAGATATCGGTCTGGTTTATGCGATCATGGAAGGACGACAAGGCGATTTGTGGATAGGTACCAGTGGATACGGGCTGTTTCGTTTGTCTGTAAAAAAAACAGGCAACGGGCAGTACAGACTGCAAAATTACAGCCGCTATCATACCGGTATGAAGGAAGGCGCTGTGTTGCAAAGCAATATTATTTATTCTGTGGTTGAAACTAAACCGGGTGTAATATGGTTTGGAACACGGGGTGCAGGATTGTACCGGTTGCAAAAGGAAACGGGAAAGCTAAAAGCATTTCAGAACAATCCGGGTAACCGCAATTCGCTTAACAACAACGATGTATTAAGTTTATGGAAAGGCAGTGAGAATGTACTTTGGATTGGCACCAGTGGCGGCCTTAACCGCCTTGAGCTAAAAAACAATACCCATCGTTTTACCCACTATATCGAACCTGATATGCCCAACAATACCATCCATTCTATTTTAGGAGACAGTGATGGATATATTTGGCTGAGTACCAATAATGGCCTTGTAAAACTGAATCCTTCTGACAGCACGGTGCGCACTTTTTACAAATCGGATGGTTTGCAGAATAATGAATTTACCGACGGTACTGCATGTGTTGGCCAACATTCAGGCATGTTCTACTTTGGGGGGGTAGATGGCTTTGATAAATTTTACCCGGATTCTGTCCGGGATTCGGATTATTCCCCGCGCCTGGCTATTACTGATTTTAAGTTACTGGTCCCCGGTGAAACCGGAATTACATTCCCCAAAGGGAATATTGATATGCATGAAAATATCGAATTACAGTATAACCAAAATTATTTTAAAATAGCATTTACTACTTTAAACTATCATAACAAGCAAAAATGCAGGTATGCTTATTCATTGCAGAATGCCGAAAAGGAGAAAATAATTAAAGGAAAGGGCAATGAAGCCACTTTTACAAATCTCCAACCAGGAAAATATAAATTCAGAATAAAATGGACAAATGAAGATGGTATATGGAACCAACACGCCCGCACGTTAGGGATTATCATACATCCTCCTTTCTGGAAAACTTCTTGGGCTTATGCTGTTTATGGAATCCTGATAATCGGAATGCTGATCTTGTTTGCCTATATCATCAAGCGTAGAATGCAAATTCGCCATAATCTCAAAATGGAACGCATGAAAATGCAAAAGATCGAGGAAATGAACCAATATAAGCTCCGCTTCTTTACAAATATCGCGCATGAATTTCGTACACCGCTTACTCTTATTATGGCACCGGCAGCTAAGATCATGGAGCATAAAAATAAATATCCGGCGCTTATGCCTTATTTGCATTCTATATACAGCAATGCAACCCGTTTATTACATCTTATAAGCGAATTAATCGACTTCAGGAAAGTGGAGACCGGCCATTTTAAATTAAAAGTAAAATACGATAACTTTTCGGCTTTTCTTAAAAGCCTTACAGATGCTTTTGAACATTATGCACAGGAAAAATCTGTCACAATTACTTTTGACACCCCCCGGGAAGCGGCAATGGGCTGGTTTGATGCACACATCATGGAGAAGGTTTTTCTGAACTTGATTTCCAACGCCATTAAGTATTCTTATAAGCATGGCTCGGTTATCGTTCGCCTGGATTTTCAGGGTCATTATGCCCGTGTTTCCGTATCTGACAAAGGAGAGGGAATCGAAGAGGCATATCAGGAAAAAATCTTTAACCGGTTTTATCATCAAAAACATCCGGAAAGGCATGAGGAGGAAATGGCTGATAGTTCAGGGGTGGGTCTCTCGCTCACCAAAAGCCTGGTAGAACTCCATAAAGGGACTATAAAACTGCAAAGCGCTAAAAATCAAGGGTCAACATTTTCTGTAGTTTTTCCTTTTTCAGAAACCTTTTACACGGAAG contains these protein-coding regions:
- a CDS encoding response regulator — encoded protein: MDRIGNADGLSNSAVTTVYMDSEDFIWLGTWDGLNRYDGSNIKVFKPEAFKEGSISNNIIRNILEDKQQNLWIVTEDGVNLYNDSSETFRTYLTTDSSEKYMENRYHAFLDPDSSVWCNKYGDGIRSFNYSSGNFSEPIRVKGHPGFLQKVKGAWFVDNLLWILKSNGTLYGLSQNEYWRIELRIHLPDSIKYDYEHHWFFRQMEAPLFFIATQQGGLLSLDLNSENYRSYNVDTTVFRITSLSKSKNGNYLWGGTDGGHIFKFHPNRKRPFQLVHKPLKQLRNKQLKIWTIVETDPDLLWIGTDGDGVYKYIMKDNHFHSVGKGPLNKGQISHNVVRAIYEDSTGNLWVGTRGDGLNFINKQSGTTTVYNTRRGLTNNAVLSLEEDKYGNIWMGLDGEGMDMYERSTGNILHFPEDFTNNRPLDIGLVYAIMEGRQGDLWIGTSGYGLFRLSVKKTGNGQYRLQNYSRYHTGMKEGAVLQSNIIYSVVETKPGVIWFGTRGAGLYRLQKETGKLKAFQNNPGNRNSLNNNDVLSLWKGSENVLWIGTSGGLNRLELKNNTHRFTHYIEPDMPNNTIHSILGDSDGYIWLSTNNGLVKLNPSDSTVRTFYKSDGLQNNEFTDGTACVGQHSGMFYFGGVDGFDKFYPDSVRDSDYSPRLAITDFKLLVPGETGITFPKGNIDMHENIELQYNQNYFKIAFTTLNYHNKQKCRYAYSLQNAEKEKIIKGKGNEATFTNLQPGKYKFRIKWTNEDGIWNQHARTLGIIIHPPFWKTSWAYAVYGILIIGMLILFAYIIKRRMQIRHNLKMERMKMQKIEEMNQYKLRFFTNIAHEFRTPLTLIMAPAAKIMEHKNKYPALMPYLHSIYSNATRLLHLISELIDFRKVETGHFKLKVKYDNFSAFLKSLTDAFEHYAQEKSVTITFDTPREAAMGWFDAHIMEKVFLNLISNAIKYSYKHGSVIVRLDFQGHYARVSVSDKGEGIEEAYQEKIFNRFYHQKHPERHEEEMADSSGVGLSLTKSLVELHKGTIKLQSAKNQGSTFSVVFPFSETFYTEDEKTGDTVIDELQLHKHASEKFIASDYVDFNTSMPASDDEQKETVLVVDDNEKILNLIADILQPDYAVLKALNGTKALDIMNSQEVNIVISDIIMDEMDGLTLTEKIKEDWRTCHIPVILLTAKGELENRIQGIASGADSYIPKPFDPRHLKVRVRKLIEGRNKIRETFQSTTPSMQPPLNQLHDTDARIVKALYEYVEQHIEDENLNADNLAMHLNMGRTLLYLKVKALTGFTPHGFIKNLRIKKAADLLLNSDLNVSEIIYKTGFKNRTYFYRSFKELFGTSPLEYISQINQE